The following proteins are encoded in a genomic region of Streptomyces lunaelactis:
- a CDS encoding aldo/keto reductase, with protein MQYEQLGATGVFVSRIALGTMTFGGAGTPPWSLVGGLDEKAADELVGLALDAGVNLVDTADMYAAGECEEILGRVLGSRRQDVLLATKLFARMGTGPNDVGLSRHWVTRALEDSLRRLRTDHIDLYQIHSFDPLTRVEETLAALDDAVRQGKIRYIGASNLAAWQMMKFLGASQHSSLERFVSQQVYYSLAGRDIEREILPMARDQQLATLVWSPLAGGFLSGKFDRNGTSDDTARRAIADFPPVDRERGWDIVDALRVVAARHGVGVARTALAWVLAQPGITSVIVGAKRPDQLTENLAAVDLVLTDEDLADLDAASALPVPYPNWWDQGALEHRPPLHS; from the coding sequence ATGCAGTACGAGCAGTTGGGCGCCACGGGGGTTTTCGTGTCCCGGATCGCTTTGGGCACGATGACGTTCGGCGGGGCGGGCACGCCGCCGTGGAGCCTGGTAGGTGGTCTGGACGAGAAGGCCGCGGACGAGCTTGTGGGCCTGGCTCTCGATGCGGGTGTCAACCTCGTCGACACCGCCGACATGTACGCCGCGGGCGAGTGCGAGGAGATCCTCGGCCGGGTGCTGGGCTCGAGGCGCCAGGACGTACTGCTTGCCACCAAGCTCTTCGCCCGCATGGGCACCGGCCCCAACGACGTCGGTCTGTCCCGGCATTGGGTCACCCGGGCGCTGGAGGACAGCCTGCGCCGACTGCGTACCGACCATATCGACCTGTACCAGATACACAGCTTCGATCCGCTGACCCGGGTCGAGGAGACGCTGGCCGCATTGGACGACGCCGTCCGGCAGGGCAAGATCCGTTACATCGGCGCCTCCAACCTGGCCGCGTGGCAGATGATGAAGTTCCTCGGTGCCTCGCAGCACAGCTCGCTGGAGCGCTTCGTGTCCCAGCAGGTGTACTACTCGCTGGCCGGACGGGACATCGAGCGGGAGATCCTGCCCATGGCCAGGGACCAGCAGCTCGCCACGCTGGTGTGGAGCCCGCTCGCCGGCGGGTTCCTGTCCGGCAAGTTCGACCGCAACGGCACCAGCGACGACACCGCGCGCCGCGCCATTGCCGACTTCCCGCCCGTGGACCGGGAACGCGGCTGGGACATCGTGGACGCTCTGCGCGTCGTCGCCGCACGCCACGGCGTGGGTGTGGCCCGCACCGCCCTCGCCTGGGTACTCGCCCAACCCGGGATCACGAGCGTGATCGTCGGCGCGAAGCGCCCCGACCAGCTCACCGAAAACCTGGCCGCCGTCGACCTCGTACTCACCGACGAGGACCTGGCAGACCTGGACGCGGCCAGCGCGCTCCCGGTCCCCTACCCCAACTGGTGGGACCAGGGCGCCCTCGAGCACCGGCCGCCGCTGCACTCCTGA